The DNA sequence AATGCGGCCTGCCGAAAGAAATGGCGCTCGAGCTGTTTAAGCCGTTCGTCATGAAGGAGCTTGTGGAGCGGGGGTTGGCGCACAACATTAAAAGCGCGAAACGGAAAATTGAGCGCGTCCACCCTGAGGTATGGGATGTGCTTGAAGACGTCATTAAAGAGCATCCGGTGCTGCTCAACCGCGCCCCGACGCTTCACCGTCTCGGCATTCAAGCCTTTGAGCCGACGCTCGTCGAAGGCCGGGCCATCCGCCTTCATCCGCTCGTTTGTACGGCATACAACGCCGACTTCGACGGCGACCAAATGGCGGTGCACGTGCCGCTGTCGGCCGAGGCACAAGCGGAAGCTCGCCTGTTGATGCTGGCGGCGCAAAACATTTTGAACCCGAAAGACGGAAAGCCGGTCGTGACACCTTCCCAAGACATGGTGTTAGGAAACTATTACTTGACGATGGAACGCGAAGGGGCGATCGGCGAAGGCATGGTGTTCAAAGATACGGACGAAGCGCTGCTCGCTTACCATAACGGTTATGTCCATCTCCACTCGCGCATCGCCGTCCATGCCGGCTCGCTGAAAAATGAAACGTTTACCGAGGAGCAAAACAACAAACTGCTCTTAACGACGGTCGGAAAACTGATTTTCAACGAAATTTTGCCCAACTCGTTCCCGTACATTAACGAGCCGACGACGGAAAACATCGAAGGGCGGACGCCGGACAAGTATTTCCTTGACAAAGGGGTCGACGTGCGCGAGGAGATTCGCAAGCGCGAGCCTGTGCCGCCGTTTAAGAAAAAAGTGCTCGGGCAAATTATTGCTGAAGTGTTCAAGCGGTTCAAAATCACCGAGACGTCAAAAATGCTGGACCGCATGAAAGACCTCGGTTTCCAATATTCGACGAAAGCCGGGATTACGATCGGCGTCGCTGACATTGTCGTCTTGCCGGAAAAACAAGAAATTTTGGATGAGGCGCAAGCGAAGGTCGATACCGTCTTAAAGCAGTTCCGCCGCGGGTTGATCACCGACGAAGAGCGGTATGAGCGTGTCATCTCCATCTGGAGCGCGGCGAAAGATAAAATCCAAGACCGCTTGATGAAATCGCTCGATAAGCGCAACCCGATCTTTATGATGAGCGATTCCGGAGCGCGGGGGAACGCGTCGAACTTTACGCAGCTCGCCGGGATGCGCGGCTTAATGGCCAACCCGGCCGGCCGGATCATCGAACTGCCGATCAAATCGTCGTTCCGCGAAGGGCTGACAGTATTGGAGTACTTTATCTCGACGCACGGCGCCCGAAAAGGGTTGGCGGATACGGCGCTCAAAACGGCCGACTCGGGATATTTGACGAGACGTCTCGTCGATGTGGCGCAGGATGTCATCGTCCGCGAAGAGGATTGCGGCACCGACCGCGGCATTTTGGCACGCGCATTGACGGATGGCACCGAGGTCGTCGTCAAGCTGGAAGAACGGCTTGTCGGCCGCTATGCGCACAAAACGGTGCGCCATCCGGAAACCGGTGAAGTGATCGTCCGCAAAGATGAAATGATCACTGAAGACATTGCAAACGAAATTATTAAGGCGGGCATTACGGAAGTGTGGATCCGCTCCGTCTTTGCCTGCAACACGCGCCATGGCGTATGCAAAAAATGCTACGGCCGCAATATGGCGACGGGCATGGATGTGGAAGTTGGCGAGGCGGTCGGCATTATCGCCGCTCAATCGATCGGTGAGCCGGGCACGCAGCTGACGATGCGGACGTTCCATACGGGCGGCGTCGCCGGGGACGACATTACCCAAGGTTTGCCGCGGGTGCAGGAGCTGTTTGAGGCGCGCAATCCGAAAGGGCAAGCGGTCATTTCCGAAATCGACGGCACGGTCATTTCCGTGAACGAAACGCGCGACAACCAATATGAGATCGTTGTTCAAGGCGAGGTCGAAACGCGCACGTACGTTGCTCCATACAACGCGCGGATCAAAGTGGAAGAAGGACAGCGCGTCGAGCGCGGTCAGGAGCTGACAGAAGGCTCGGTCGACCCGAAACAGTTGTTGCGCGTGCGCGACATTACTTCTGTGCAAGAATACTTGCTCCGCGAAGTGCAAAAAGTATACCGGATGCAAGGGGTTGAAATCAGCGATAAGCATATTGAAGTGATGGTGCGGCAAATGCTGCGCAAAGTGCGCGTTGTCGATGCCGGCGATACGGATGTGCTGCCGGGCACGCTTTTGGACGTCCACCAGTTTACCGATGTCAACGCCCAAGCCATCCGCGAAGGAAAGCGACCGGCGACAGCCCGCCCGGTGCTGCTGGGTATTACGAAAGCGTCGCTTGAAACGGATTCGTTCTTGTCCGCGGCTTCGTTCCAAGAAACGACGCGCGTCCTGACCGACGCCGCCATCAAAGGGAAGCGGGATGAGCTGCTCGGCTTGAAAGAAAACGTCATTATCGGCAAACTTGTCCCAGCCGGAACGGGCATGGCCCGCTATCGAAAAGTAAAACCTGCCGTCAAGAAGGAAACGGCTGGCGATACGGTTCCATCGAAGTAAAAAGTAGAGATCGGTCGGTTCAAGGCAACCTTTGACCGGCCGGTCCTTGATGAAAAAAATCCAGTTGACAATGAACAAAGAAAATGGTAGTCTAATAAAGGTGTTCCAACAACCTGGTACTTTGGAGGATATGTTACATGTCTTATGAAAAAGTATTGCAGGCTGGGAAAATCGTCATTGGAACCAAACAAACGATAAGGGCTTTAAAGGAAGGGAAAGTAACGGAAGTGATCGTAGCGGAAGATGCCGATTTGCCGATTATCGAAAAAGTGACCGCTGCTGCCAATGAAGCGAACGTGCCGGTCACGAAAGTCGACTCGATGAAAAAGCTCGGCAAAGCATGCAAAATCCAAGTCGGCGCGGCTGCGGTGGCGATTCTCCGTTGACCAGTTTGCCTTTAAACCTTTGTTTGCATACATGATGAACCACCTGGATATGTGGGCTTAAACGATACATGTGAAAGGAGGAACTTTTTCATGCCTACAATCAACCAATTAGTCCGCAAAGGACGCGAGAAAAAAGTATTTAAATCGAAATCCCCTGCGTTGAACAAAGGGTACAACAGCTTCAAAAAAGAACAAACAAACGTGGCGTCTCCGCAAAAACGTGGCGTCTGCACGCGTGTCGGCACGATGACGCCGAAAAAACCGAACTCGGCGCTTCGGAAATATGCCCGTGTCCGTCTGACGAACGGGATCGAGGTAACGGCTTACATCCCGGGGATCGGCCATAACTTGCAAGAACACAGCGTTGTGCTGATCCGCGGCGGACGTGTTAAAGACTTGCCAGGGGTGCGCTACCATATCATCCGCGGTGCGCTTGATACGGCTGGCGTTGCCAACCGGATGCAAGGTCGTTCGAAATACGGTGCGAAAAAACCAAAAGCAGCGAAAAAGTAATGAAGTGAAGAGAATGTTTTCCTGAAGGGAGGAAAAACTATGCCACGTAGAGGCCCTGTTGCTAAACGTGACGTATTGCCAGACCCAATTTACAATTCAAAACTTGTTACCCGTTTGATCAATAAAATTATGATCGACGGAAAAAAATCAAAAGCGCAAAAAATTCTTTACACTGCCTTTGATATTATTCGTGAACGAACGGGTAAAGATCCAATGGAAGTGTTTGAGCAAGCGCTGAAAAACGTGATGCCGGTGTTGGAAGTGCGCGCTCGCCGCGTCGGCGGAGCGAACTACCAAGTTCCGGTCGAAGTCCGTCCAGATCGCCGCGTCTCCCTCGGATTGCGCTGGCTTGTGCAATACGCCCGCCTTCGCGGAGAGAAAACGATGGAAGAACGCTTGGCGAACGAAATTATGGATGCTGCCAACAACACGGGCGCAGCGGTGAAAAAACGCGAAGATACGCACAAAATGGCCGAAGCGAACAAAGCGTTTGCCCACTACCGCTGGTAAGAATAGCTGCTTGAAAGGAATAGGTGAAAAGGCACAATCGACGGCCTATTCACCTATCTTCCTACATATTTCGGCTTTTTGGCCGCGTGCGCGATCATTTCTTTGCAGAACAAGAGGATGGCGGCGCCATCTATCTATTTTATTTTGAAGGAAGGAGAAAATAACCACTATGGCAAGACAGTTCTCCTTGGAAAATACTCGCAACATCGGGATCATGGCGCACATTGACGCCGGGAAGACGACGACGACCGAACGGATCTTGTTCTATACCGGCCGTGTTCATAAAATCGGGGAAGTGCATGAAGGCGCAGCCACGATGGACTGGATGGAGCAAGAGCAAGAGCGCGGGATCACGATCACGTCGGCGGCGACAACGGCACAATGGAAAGGCCACCGCATCAACATCATCGATACGCCGGGGCACGTCGACTTCACGGTTGAGGTTGAACGTTCGTTGCGCGTATTGGATGGAGCTATCACGGTTTTAGACGCGCAGTCAGGTGTAGAGCCGCAAACGGAAACGGTTTGGCGCCAAGCGACGACGTATGGCGTTCCGCGGATCGTGTTCGTCAACAAAATGGACAAGATTGGTGCGGACTTCTTGTATGCGGTGAAAACGCTCCATGACCGCTTGCAAGCAAACGCTCACCCGGTGCAGCTGCCGATCGGCGCTGAAGACCAGTTCTCTGGCATTATCGACTTGGTTGAAATGTGTGCATACCATTACCACGATGAGCTCGGCAAAAACATTGAGCGCATTGAGATTCCGGAAGAATATCGCGATATGGCAGAAGAGTACCATAACAAGTTGGTTGAGGCGGTCGCTGAGCTGGATGAAGAATTAATGATGAAATATTTGGAAGGCGAAGAGATCACGAAAGAAGAGCTGAAAGCCGCCATCCGCAAGGCGACGATCAGCGTTGAATTCTTCCCGGTCTTCTGCGGCTCGGCTTTTAAAAACAAAGGTGTTCAGCTGCTTCTTGACGGCGTTGTCGACTACTTGCCGTCTCCGGTAGACATTCCGCCCATCCGCGGGGTGATTCCGGATACGGAAGAAGAAGTAACGCGTGAAGCGCGCGACGACGCTCCGTTTGCGGCGCTGGCATTCAAAATTATGACCGACCCGTATGTCGGGAAATTGACGTTCTTCCGCGTATACTCGGGAACGCTCGATTCCGGTTCGTACGTCATGAACTCGACGAAACGCAAACGCGAACGGATCGGCCGCTTGCTGCAAATGCACGCCAACCATCGGGAGGAAATCTCGAAAGTATACGCCGGCGACATTGCGGCAGCAGTAGGTTTAAAAGATACGACAACCGGCGATACTCTATGTGATGAGAAAAACCTCGTCATCCTAGAATCGATGCAGTTCCCAGAGCCGGTTATTTCGGTCGCGATCGAACCGAAATCGAAAGCAGACCAAGACAAAATGGGTCAAGCGCTGCAAAAATTGCAAGAAGAAGACCCGACGTTCCGCGCTCACACCGACCCGGAAACAGGGCAAACGATCATTTCCGGGATGGGCGAGCTGCATCTTGACATCATCGTTGACCGGATGCGCCGTGAGTTCAAAGTTGAGGCGAACGTCGGCGCGCCGCAAGTTGCTTACCGCGAAACGTTCCGCAAATCGGCCCAAGTCGAAGGCAAATTCGTTCGCCAGTCCGGCGGCCGCGGTCAATACGGTCACGTTTGGATCGAATTCTCGCCGAACGAACGCGGCAAAGGCTTCGAATTCGAAAACGCCATTGTCGGCGGTGTCGTTCCGAAAGAGTATGTGCCGGCCGTCCAAGCTGGTTTGGAAGAAGCGATGCAAAATGGCGTCTTAGCTGGCTATCCGATCGTCGACATTAAAGCGAAACTGTTCGACGGATCGTACCACGACGTCGACTCGAGTGAAATGGCGTTCAAAATCGCCGCTTCATTGGCGCTGAAAAACGCCGCGACGAAGTGTGATCCGGTTCTCCTTGAGCCGATCATGAAAGTCGAAGTTGTCATCCCTGAGGAATACCTCGGCGACATTATGGGTGACATCACGTCTCGCCGCGGTCGCGTTGAAGGGATGGAAGCGCGCGGGAATGCCCAAGTCGTGCGCGCGATGGTACCGCTGGCCGAAATGTTCGGTTATGCGACATCGCTCCGTTCGAACACGCAAGGGCGCGGAACATTCTCGATGGTATTTGATCACTACGAAGAAGTTCCGAAAAACATCGCCGATGAAATTATCAAAAAAAATAAAGGCGAATAATTGATTTCTCTTGCTAGTTCCGCTATAAATACTTATGTAAGTAAGACTTGGGAACATTTTGTTCCCAAGCATCCTATACTTACCTAACTATACAAATTCATATTTTACTTTTAAGGAGGATCTTTCTCATGGCTAAAGCGAAATTTGAGCGCACGAAACCGCACGTCAACATTGGCACGATCGGCCACGTTGACCATGGGAAAACGACGCTGACAGCTGCGATCACGACGGTTCTTGCGAAACAAGGGAAAGCCGAAGCAAAAGCGTACGACCAAATCGACGCAGCTCCGGAAGAGCGTGAACGCGGGATCACGATTTCGACGGCCCACGTCGAGTATGAAACAGAGGCTCGTCACTACGCGCACGTTGACTGCCCGGGCCACGCTGACTACGTCAAAAACATGATCACGGGCGCAGCGCAAATGGACGGTGCAATCCTTGTTGTATCGGCAGCTGACGGTCCGATGCCGCAAACGCGCGAACACATTCTTCTCTCCCGCCAAGTCGGCGTTCCGTACATCGTTGTTTTCTTGAACAAATGCGACATGGTGGACGACGAAGAATTGCTTGAACTCGTTGAAATGGAAGTTCGCGACCTTCTCTCTGAATACGACTTCCCGGGCGATGAAGTGCCGGTTATCAAAGGTTCGGCATTAAAAGCGCTCGAAGGCGATCCGAAATGGGAAGAAAAAATCATTGAATTGATGAACGCGGTTGATGAGTACATCCCGACTCCGCAACGTGAAGTTGACAAACCGTTCATGATGCCGATTGAGGACGTTTTCTCGATCACAGGCCGTGGTACGGTTGCGACGGGCCGTGTTGAGCGTGGTACGCTCAAAGTCGGTGACCCGGTTGAAATCATCGGTCTTTCTGACGAGCCGAAAGCCACGACGGTTACGGGTGTTGAAATGTTCCGTAAACTTCTTGACCAAGCAGAAGCTGGAGACAACATCGGTGCGCTTCTCCGCGGTGTATCGCGCGACGAAGTTGAGCGTGGCCAAGTATTGGCAAAACCGGGCTCAATCACGCCGCATACGAAATTTAAAGCACAAGTTTACGTTCTGACGAAAGAGGAAGGCGGACGCCATACTCCGTTCTTCTCGAACTATCGTCCGCAATTCTACTTCCGCACAACGGACGTAACAGGCATCATCACGCTTCCGGAAGGCGTTGAAATGGTTATGCCTGGCGACAACGTTGAGATGACGGTTGAGCTGATCGCGCCGATCGCGATCGAGGAAGGAACGAAATTCTCGATCCGTGAAGGCGGCCGTACAGTTGGCGCTGGTTCCGTATCGGAAATCATCGAGTAATCAAGAAAAAAGGATGTCCAATCGTTGGACATCCTTTTTCTTTATCCTGGCTGCCAGAGAATCCTATTCATCACCGTTCTTTCAATCTTTGACGCGGCTTTGCCAAACTTCACCGTTTGGGTGTCTTGTTGAAAATGAGGCGGCCGCTATGTATAATGAGGAAGTGTGGGAAAAGCGAAGAAATCACTTGCAATCTCGCTTACATACGAGTATAATATCAAATGTTGGTCTTTGACTGCGATGAAGTGGAAGGTTGCTGACACACCCGGCCGCTTTGCCACGGCGGTGTGCAGGAAATTTCCATGGAGAAGTCTATTTTCAAAATAGGCGAAGAAGGAGGGAAACCAAAATGGCAAAAGAAAAAATCCGTATTCGTTTAAAGGCTTATGATCATCGAATTTTAGATCAATCGGCAGAGAAAATCGTCGAAACGGCAAAACGTTCTGGGGCGAAAGTGTCGGGGCCGATCCCGCTGCCGACGGAAAGAACGGTCTATACGATTT is a window from the Geobacillus stearothermophilus ATCC 12980 genome containing:
- a CDS encoding 50S ribosomal protein L7ae-like protein, translated to MSYEKVLQAGKIVIGTKQTIRALKEGKVTEVIVAEDADLPIIEKVTAAANEANVPVTKVDSMKKLGKACKIQVGAAAVAILR
- the fusA gene encoding elongation factor G, encoding MARQFSLENTRNIGIMAHIDAGKTTTTERILFYTGRVHKIGEVHEGAATMDWMEQEQERGITITSAATTAQWKGHRINIIDTPGHVDFTVEVERSLRVLDGAITVLDAQSGVEPQTETVWRQATTYGVPRIVFVNKMDKIGADFLYAVKTLHDRLQANAHPVQLPIGAEDQFSGIIDLVEMCAYHYHDELGKNIERIEIPEEYRDMAEEYHNKLVEAVAELDEELMMKYLEGEEITKEELKAAIRKATISVEFFPVFCGSAFKNKGVQLLLDGVVDYLPSPVDIPPIRGVIPDTEEEVTREARDDAPFAALAFKIMTDPYVGKLTFFRVYSGTLDSGSYVMNSTKRKRERIGRLLQMHANHREEISKVYAGDIAAAVGLKDTTTGDTLCDEKNLVILESMQFPEPVISVAIEPKSKADQDKMGQALQKLQEEDPTFRAHTDPETGQTIISGMGELHLDIIVDRMRREFKVEANVGAPQVAYRETFRKSAQVEGKFVRQSGGRGQYGHVWIEFSPNERGKGFEFENAIVGGVVPKEYVPAVQAGLEEAMQNGVLAGYPIVDIKAKLFDGSYHDVDSSEMAFKIAASLALKNAATKCDPVLLEPIMKVEVVIPEEYLGDIMGDITSRRGRVEGMEARGNAQVVRAMVPLAEMFGYATSLRSNTQGRGTFSMVFDHYEEVPKNIADEIIKKNKGE
- the rpsG gene encoding 30S ribosomal protein S7, with amino-acid sequence MPRRGPVAKRDVLPDPIYNSKLVTRLINKIMIDGKKSKAQKILYTAFDIIRERTGKDPMEVFEQALKNVMPVLEVRARRVGGANYQVPVEVRPDRRVSLGLRWLVQYARLRGEKTMEERLANEIMDAANNTGAAVKKREDTHKMAEANKAFAHYRW
- the rpsJ gene encoding 30S ribosomal protein S10, producing MAKEKIRIRLKAYDHRILDQSAEKIVETAKRSGAKVSGPIPLPTERTVYTILRAVHKYKDSREQFEMRTHKRLIDIINPTPQTVDSLMRLDLPSGVDIEIKL
- the tuf gene encoding elongation factor Tu; this translates as MAKAKFERTKPHVNIGTIGHVDHGKTTLTAAITTVLAKQGKAEAKAYDQIDAAPEERERGITISTAHVEYETEARHYAHVDCPGHADYVKNMITGAAQMDGAILVVSAADGPMPQTREHILLSRQVGVPYIVVFLNKCDMVDDEELLELVEMEVRDLLSEYDFPGDEVPVIKGSALKALEGDPKWEEKIIELMNAVDEYIPTPQREVDKPFMMPIEDVFSITGRGTVATGRVERGTLKVGDPVEIIGLSDEPKATTVTGVEMFRKLLDQAEAGDNIGALLRGVSRDEVERGQVLAKPGSITPHTKFKAQVYVLTKEEGGRHTPFFSNYRPQFYFRTTDVTGIITLPEGVEMVMPGDNVEMTVELIAPIAIEEGTKFSIREGGRTVGAGSVSEIIE
- the rpoC gene encoding DNA-directed RNA polymerase subunit beta' → MLDVNKFEYMKIGLASPEKIRSWSYGEVKKPETINYRTLKPEKDGLFCERIFGPTKDWECHCGKYKRVRYKGVVCDRCGVEVTRSKVRRERMGHIELAAPVSHIWYFKGIPSRMGLVLDMSPRALEEVIYFASYVVTDPGDTPLEKKQLLSEKEYRAYREKYGQSFQASMGAEAIKKLLQDIDLDKEVAALKEELKTAQGQRRARIIKRLEVLEAFRSSGNDPAWMVLDVLPVIPPELRPMVQLDGGRFATSDLNDLYRRVINRNNRLKRLLDLGAPNIIVQNEKRMLQEAVDALIDNGRRGRPVTGPGNRPLKSLSHMLKGKQGRFRQNLLGKRVDYSGRSVIVVGPNLKMYQCGLPKEMALELFKPFVMKELVERGLAHNIKSAKRKIERVHPEVWDVLEDVIKEHPVLLNRAPTLHRLGIQAFEPTLVEGRAIRLHPLVCTAYNADFDGDQMAVHVPLSAEAQAEARLLMLAAQNILNPKDGKPVVTPSQDMVLGNYYLTMEREGAIGEGMVFKDTDEALLAYHNGYVHLHSRIAVHAGSLKNETFTEEQNNKLLLTTVGKLIFNEILPNSFPYINEPTTENIEGRTPDKYFLDKGVDVREEIRKREPVPPFKKKVLGQIIAEVFKRFKITETSKMLDRMKDLGFQYSTKAGITIGVADIVVLPEKQEILDEAQAKVDTVLKQFRRGLITDEERYERVISIWSAAKDKIQDRLMKSLDKRNPIFMMSDSGARGNASNFTQLAGMRGLMANPAGRIIELPIKSSFREGLTVLEYFISTHGARKGLADTALKTADSGYLTRRLVDVAQDVIVREEDCGTDRGILARALTDGTEVVVKLEERLVGRYAHKTVRHPETGEVIVRKDEMITEDIANEIIKAGITEVWIRSVFACNTRHGVCKKCYGRNMATGMDVEVGEAVGIIAAQSIGEPGTQLTMRTFHTGGVAGDDITQGLPRVQELFEARNPKGQAVISEIDGTVISVNETRDNQYEIVVQGEVETRTYVAPYNARIKVEEGQRVERGQELTEGSVDPKQLLRVRDITSVQEYLLREVQKVYRMQGVEISDKHIEVMVRQMLRKVRVVDAGDTDVLPGTLLDVHQFTDVNAQAIREGKRPATARPVLLGITKASLETDSFLSAASFQETTRVLTDAAIKGKRDELLGLKENVIIGKLVPAGTGMARYRKVKPAVKKETAGDTVPSK
- the rpsL gene encoding 30S ribosomal protein S12, whose protein sequence is MPTINQLVRKGREKKVFKSKSPALNKGYNSFKKEQTNVASPQKRGVCTRVGTMTPKKPNSALRKYARVRLTNGIEVTAYIPGIGHNLQEHSVVLIRGGRVKDLPGVRYHIIRGALDTAGVANRMQGRSKYGAKKPKAAKK